The Fusarium falciforme chromosome 8, complete sequence region CTGGCCAAGGACATCAACACATTGTTCATTGATGATGACGGGAAGCCTTTGGAGAGAAGGCAGATTCCTTGGCAGTCAGCTCCTGAGTCGATAGGGTACTCGTACCCCTATATCCTCGCATTACAAGCTCCGTCAAAGGGCTCACTCGAAGTCCGGAATCCGTCTACTCTTTCACTTCTGCAAAATTTGGCTCTTCCAGGAGCGGCACAGCTTCACTTCCCTCCGCCTACAGTGAGCTTGGCCCATGCCGGCAAGGGCTTTCACATCTCGAGCGAGCGGTGCGTGTGGAAGATGGACGCGACAGACTATGATTCCCAAATCCAGGAGCTGGTGGATGGTGGCAAGTTTGATGAGGCTATTAGCATTCTCGAGATGCTTGAGGATGCTCTGTTGAAGGACAAGACCCAGACGCTTCGGGAAGTCAAGATGCTCAAGGCTGAGATGCtgttcaagaagaagagatatCGACAGTCTATGGATCTCTTCAATGAGGACACTGTGCACGCGCCTCCTGAGCGAGTGCTCAAGATGTACCCTCCTCAAATTGCAGGAGAGTTATCGGCATGGGCAGGccgtgaggaggaagagagggaggaagaagccccTGGATCTCCGAAGAAGACCAATGGGACACGGCCAAGCACTCCGGAGTCTGCTGAGCCGCCTCATGAATCACCGTCCCCTGTAGCCAAAGGTGGCTTCGCTCGTTATCTTACCGGCAGCTACAGGAAACCTCAATCCGACACGGCGTCCATTATCTCAAAGAAGGAAACGCCTGATGCCGATGACACCGCGAGCGTCAAAGAGACGGAGTCAAATGAGGATAAGCCGCTGAAGGACAAGGATTTGATGAATGCTGTCCTGGAACTGAACAGCTACCTTGCAGGGACTCGTGCTCGACTTCAGAGAGTCATTGACCCCGTTACTGGAAACCTGAAGCCCCAAAGCGAACGAAATGGCTCGTCAGAAGATGTGGCAGAGAAGTTCCTGAGGATGGGACTCGATGAGTCCGAaaagaagatggaagaggagTTACGGAATACCTTTCGACTGGTTGACACGACTCTATTCCGTGCCTATATGTTCTCTCGACCAACTCTGGCAGGCTCATTGTTCCGAATTCCCAACTTCTGCGATCCCACCGTGGTCAACGAGAAACTTTTGGAACACAACCGCTATACAGAGCTGGTGGATTTCTTCTACGGCAAAAAGCTACATAAGGAGGCATTGGAGTTGCTGCGCAGATTCGGCTCTGCTGAAGAGCCAGATGAGGCCGCACCAACTCTTCATGGACCAGAGCGTACCATTCAGTATCTCAAGAGCCTACCCCCGTCTGAAATCGACCTGATTTTGGAACATGCCGAGTGGACGCTCAAGGCCAGTCCCGATGAGGCGCTAGAGATCTTCATCGGCGACACAGAGAATGCAGAGACACTACCACGGGAGAAGGTCGTGGCGTTCCTACATGACGTGGACATGCAGCTGGAGGGTCGATATCTGGAGCACATCATCAATGAGTTGGAGGATATGACGCCAGACCTTCACAACCGCCTGGTAGAGCTTTATGTCAAGAACTTGAAGCAGATGCAGAGGGGTGACGAATGGGATGCTTTGCTCGACCGGTTCATTACCTTTTTGAGGGAATCGAAGCAGGTTTACAGCCTAAGCAAAGCTTTTGGGCTGATTCCAAGAGATGGTGAGATATACCCCTATCACTACCTGGGTTGTACTAACAATGGCAGATCCGGCATTCTATGAGGCGCAGGCTGTAGTGCTGAGCAACATGGGCCAGCACAAGCAGGCGCTCGAGATTTATGTgttcaagatgaaggatTACCAGAAAGCCGAAGAGTATGTCTTACAAGGTGCCTCGTATTCTTTCACCAGCTAACCTTTATAGCTACTGTAATCGAGTCAACTTGACTCAGGATACTACTCCATCATCCCAGCCGAATGCAAGGGATGATGCAGGAGAGGATCCAGAAAACACAACACCGTCCATTTACCACACGTTGTTGTCGCTCTACCTgcagccatcaccaccaaacaAGCCCAACCTTGAGCCAGCACTGGACCTCCTTTCCAAGCATGGATCTCGTCTCCCAGCAAAGTCGACACTAGGACTCATCCCTGATGACCTCCCTGTGCGGTCACTCGAATCCTACTTCCGAGGCCGCATCCGTTCAGCCAACAGCCTCGTGAACGAAGCAAGGATCGTGGCGGGACTTCGCCAAGCTGAGGGCATCTCCATCGCAGCGCGACTGCACCTGGGTGACGACGTTCAGGGCGGCCAGGGCGGACGCAACAGGCACGTATCAATAACAGATGAGCGGCACTGCTTCGTCTGCCACAAGAAGCTCGGGGGCGGCATGCGCATCGGCGGAAGCGTGGTGGCGGTATTGCCGGACAACACCGTGGTACACTATGGATGCCTGAACCAGGCAACGGGGAACAAGGTTGATAGATCGCGGGCGCCAAGCTGGGGAAGGGGATTCTAGAAGGTCGTTTTTGTGTCTGGGAGTTTTTTCTTTGTTTTCGGTTTGGGTCGTTTAGGGGATGTGCAGCTCAACTCCACGGTCgagtggtgttgatgagcaTTTGCATGGGTTGGATCGGTGGCAGCCAGTATGATATTTCTTTGCAATACCCCTCGTAAATAAACACATGTTGTCGTTGACATTGGCGTGCGTGTCTTGGTCTTTAAGTCTcagtcctcctcctcttgtaCCTCCTCGCCGTaattctcctcctctttcgcctcggcggcggcgtctCGTGCCTTGTCTTGCTCCATTCGAGCTGTGAGCTCCTTGTTTATCGTAGCCTGAGTGTCTGCGATCGAGGCGCGGAGGGCTTCGAGGTAGGACGTCTTGTCGGCtgtggagggggaggaggggatgGCGGGGAGGGTGTGGGAGACGGTGAAGGGCTCGCTAAGAGGGGAGGAGTAGTCTGCGGTGAGAGCTGGCTGCGACATGTTGGCTGCTTAATTGATAAGGCGTAATCCAAACTGGAGTGGTCAATTTCTAGTGATGGATGTTGAAGTGGTGTTGGAGATTTTGGAGCTGTTGGCGCGGGGTTTATCGAGGAACGCCACATTTTGACATCCATGCACCCCAGGATAAGGTAAGATACGGACCAAACATGGGGCTCAGCTCTCACCGTTAACGACACTCCAACCTCAGCTCTGTCCCTTTTCTCCCTTGCAATCGATAAACATCGACCATCAGTGTCGCACAAACATCTACAGCCTCACAGACCATTTACAAAGCCCATAACTCTCGCAGGCCCCCCTTCGAAACGGCCGAATCCACCTACAGCCCTGTCtgtccatgatgaagatgtaACAACGGACCCCGTCGTCGCATAAACAACAATGCAACCCTCACGCTCTCAGCCCCGCGGGCCAGGAAGCTTCTCCCCCCTATCCAACTCTTCCGCGCAgccctcgacatcctcacGACCCGCTGCTGGCCTGCGCCGCGTCGACGcctcggacgacgaggaggccacCACCCCTCGCCCTTCCATCACGATACCCAAGTCCAGGCAGCCTCAGGGACAGCCCGCCTCCCCAGCGACCCCCATATACCAGCAGTTCGCTGCGAGCTCGAGCAGCGCGAGCCTCGGACATCACAACTTTTCCCGACCGGCGGGGACGCGGGCCGTTACCCAGGGGTCTCCGGCGACGCTGGTCAAGGGACACTCGCGAAAGCACTCGGCTACCCAGGGCTCCTTTGAGCCAACGCTACCGTCCATGAGCACGTCGAATCTGTCGTCGCATATCGGCATGACACACCACGGTGGCCCGTCCTCTATCTCGGCCTCCGCGGCGGCCGCTGCAGCTGCGGCTGCCTCTGCGTCCAACGCTGGCATGTCGGCGAGCCAGATAGCGGCGCAGGCCGCAGTCATGTCGCATCAGAACCACTCGCGGCAGCGCTCGCAGACGGTCCCATTCCCCGGCGACCCGAATGACGGTGTCCGAAGGGGCAGCGGGGGCAAAGGCCCGACGAGCCCGCCGATGCTGAGCCTGACTGAGGCCAGCGCGCCACGAGACAGCGGCTTTGGGAACCACGGGGGTCACGTCGGAGGCGCTCACTCGTATGCCGCTGCTACGGCCGCGGCCAACGTCGTGTTCCCGCGATCGGGGCACAGCTCCCCGCGAGGGCCGCACTCGGTGTCGCCTCAGCCGTACTCGcagcctccacctccaccgcctGCGTCCGAGAAGCCGCTCAAGACGGAGAAGTCAAAGGTCAAGCTGTTTTCGCGCCCTGGAAAGATTAGCACCAAGGGCGAGACGAAGGACAAGCCACTGCCCAGTCCTGGAAAGATTGGCTCTGCTCTGTCTGCTCTACAGCGTGGGAACTTTAGCACGAGCAGTCTGGTCGACCCAAGCAATCAGTCTATCTACAACCTCAACAACTCTTCCTCAGCTACTATTCGGCCAATTGAGACTCCCACCGAAGAGAAGggaaaggaaaaggagaagaagcaccaCTTCCTCTCCCGGCAGAAAcacaagctcaaggatgagTATCATCTACCGCTCTCCTCGGCAGCCAGCAACTCTCTGCCCACGGATCCAAATGCGCCCAACCCCCTGTACAACTTCAACATCCCCCCGAGCCCCGGACCCAACTCGTCCGGGTTCGTCAAGACCaaaaaggacaagaagctcgCCGAGCGATCCGAGAGCCGCCTGGAGAGCGAGTCGAGCTTCAACCTGCAGAGCGAATGGCCCGGGCCGAGCAGTCTGCCGTCGCAGTCGAGCATCTACGACCCCGTGGATCCCGGCAAGCTCGGGCTTCACCACCACATGTCCGCCGACGACGCGTGGCCGtacctcaaggccaagctgctgGTCATCTTTGAGGGTGAGGACCTACGTCTTCCCGTGGAGGACTTCAACAGGGTGGTGCAGGTGCATATCCAGTGGTGTATGCATAGACGCTCACCCAATACCATGCTGGAGGACCTGCGTGATCTGCTAGCCACGGGGTTTTCGTCCCTTGACCGGACACTACGGAATACGCCCGAGGATCGTTTCATCCCGACACTGGTGGAGCTCTGGATGTTTACCTTTACGTCTATCCTGCCGTACATGCAGGCCGTATTCCTCCCACTGGACCTTGAAGTCTCAGGGTGCGGTACGCTCATGACCGGAGAGCAGGCCCGAGACTTCTGGGGCGGTGCCCTGgcgtcatcgtcctcgtcggaCAAGCCTGCCCGCGTGGCTCCGGCCTCGGCGGTTCTCGACGTGAGGAGGCTGGTCCTCATCGCTTACAGAGATATCGTCATTCTACCACGCTATGAGACGCTCAAGACCATCTTCTCGCGGCTCTCTCTAGAGTTTCTCCCCTCGTCACTGGCCAACATGGCCCTGTCATCACCCCCTCCCGAGGCCGCTCTCTCCACGTCTCCCTCCGAGTCCCTCAACTCCATGGCCCGCCCCGGCACCGCCATGTCCCTCGACCCCTCAGTCGCCTCGTACAATTCCACCAGCACGACGCTCCTTGGTGAAGGCTCGGCAGGGGGGCGCAGCCGCGCCATCAGCAACGTCAGCTTTGGCAGCCACGCCAGCGATGGCGTCCTCCGGCCATTTACACCCTCGGGCGGGATGCCTCCCCCTCCGTCGCTGGGCAGCCTGCGCGAGCGGGAGCAGAATGTTGAGGACTCTAAGCACGTGACCGACATGGTCGGCCGGATGCTGCAGTGCATGAGCGTGCTGTCCGGGGTGTCGGCCGGGGATGCGGACGATGACGGGAACGAAAAGGTCGTGGAGCTATGCAAGATGCTCAAGCTGAACTGGCTTGGAAGGGGACGGACGGGAAGGAACAGGAGAGGAATTGTTGGTGGCAGGGTTAGGAGAGAGGACTTGAGAGATGAGGTGCGCGTTGCTTAGAAAGTGACGACAGCCTCTGAAGAGCAGTTGAAGCGTGCCCGTCAAAGGTGGATATGGATATAGTTGCTACGGCGTTGGGATACGACATGTTGAAATGAACAAGA contains the following coding sequences:
- a CDS encoding EKC/KEOPS complex subunit GON7; protein product: MDRQGSNMSQPALTADYSSPLSEPFTVSHTLPAIPSSPSTADKTSYLEALRASIADTQATINKELTARMEQDKARDAAAEAKEEENYGEEVQEEED